The Ectothiorhodospiraceae bacterium 2226 region TCGCCCAGCAGGAGGGCGCCGCAAGCCTGACGGTCGATGGGCACCTCGTCGATCCGGAGGCGGACGGGACGCGGCGCTTCGCGGCCGATGTGAACTGGAACGAACTCAGCTGGCCGCCGACGGACGAGGTGCCGCTGGCGCGCTCGCGCCGCGGCAGCCTGCAGGCGGAGGGGCATCTTGAGGACTATCGCCTGGCGGGCGAATTCGCGTTGCAGGGCGAGGACATCCCCGCCGGGGAATGGCGCCTCGCCGGACGCGGGGACCTGGAGCAACTCACGCTCGATCGCGTGCACGGCACCCTGCTGCACGGACAGGTACAAGCGGCGGGCCGGCTCGCATGGGGCGAGGCCTTGCTGTGGACCGCTACGGTGGACGCCGACGGCCTGGAACCGGGCGCGCATTGGGAGGCTGCCGAGGGACTGCAGCTGGACGCCCGCCTCCAGGGCGCGGGCGGTATCGATCGATTCGAGGTCAGCGGCACCGTGCGCACGGAGCACGCGGAGCACGGACCGCTGGCGGCCGACCTGCAACTGCAACGCGGCGACGCGCGCTGGACGCTGCCGCGCGTGCTGCTCTCCCGCCCCGGTCACCCGGGAGAGCTGGAGGCCAGCGCCCGCTGGGAGGATGCCGAGGGCCCCGACCGCCTGCAGGTGGAGGCCCGCTGGCGGGCCCTCGCGCTGGTGGACGGCCTCACCGCCCCGGCCGGTCAGCTGACGCTCGGCGGCAACCTCGATGACTACCGCTTTACACTCGACACAGAACTTGCCGGCGAGGCGCTGCCGGACAGCCGCTGGTCGGGCCGGGGCACGGGCAGCACCGAGCAGATCCGCTTGGAACGCCTGCGCGGCGAGACCTTGGACGGCGAACTGAGCGCCCATGGGACCGTCGCCTGGACGCCGCAGCTGGCCTGGGCACTGGAGCTCGACGTCGCCGGCGTCAATCCCGGTGCGCACTGGTCGGACTGGTCCGGGGATTTGAACCTCGGCTTGTCCAGCGCCGGCCGCGTCCAGGATGGACAAACCCACGCACGGGCGGAGCTTCAGAGCCGACCCAGCCGCCTGCGCGGTTACGAGCTGGCGGCCGAGGCAGAACTTGCCCTGGCGGGTGATCGATACCACATCGAGCGCCTTGAACTGCGCGCCGAGGATGCCCGCGTCAGCGCCCAGGGCCGGCTGGATGAGGCATGGGCCCTGGAGTGGGCGGTCCATGCGCCCGACATGGCCGCCCTGCTGCCCGGCGCCACCGGGCGCCTGCACGCCGAGGGCCGGCTGCACGGCCCGCGAGACGCCCCGCGCCTGGCGGTGGCCGCCGACGGCGAGCGCTTGGCGCTGAATGAGACGCGCCTCGACCGGCTAGGCGTCGAGGCGGACGTCGATCTGGGTGGGCGCAGCGATTCGCGGGTGTCGGCGGCACTGGAGGGTTTGCAGGCGGGCGGACAGCAGTGGGACCGGCTGACACTGGAGGGGAGCGGCACCCCCGCGTCACACAGCCTGCAGCTGACGCTCGACGAGGCGCGCTACCACTTGCGCACGGATCTCGCCGGCGCTTACGCGGAGGCGAGGTGGACCGGCGCGATCCGCGATACCCGTCTTGAGGCGGAGATGCTGCCGGCGTGGGTGCAGCCCGCCCCGGCCGCCCTCAGCGCCGGTGCCGACGCGGCCGAGGTGGACAATCTTTGCCTGATTGCGAGCGAAGGCGATGGCCGCTTCTGCCTGTCGGGCGCATGGGCGACGGGGACGCTGGGCGCGCAGATCACACTGACCGAGGTGCCGCTGGCGCTGCTCCACCCGTTGCTGACCTCTGAAGTCGAATTGGCCGGCGCGCTGGACGGGCAGGTTGCGCTGCGCCTCGACGAGGCGGGGTTGGACGTCGACGCGCGCCTGGGCAGTGCGGCCGGCGAGCTCTATTACGCGCTGGGCCCCGATGACCGCCTGCGCGTCCCCTACCGCGACCTGCTGCTGACCGCCGAGCGCGACGGCACCGACCTCGAGGCCCGCTTCACGGTGGATCTCGCGGAAGCGGACTACCTGCGCGGACGGGTGCGGGTGACGAATCTGGCCGCCGATCCCGAGGCGCTCGACCAAGCCGCCGTGGAGGGGCGCCTGCAGGCGGAGTTGCGCGTGCTGGAGCTGCTCCCGCTGCTGGTGCCTGACGTCAGCGACACACACGGGATCCTGCGCGCCGACATCGGCCTCACCGGTACCGCCACGTCCCCCGCCGCGCACGGCGTGGTGACCCTCGAGGAGGGCCGCGCCCATGTGCTCCCCACCGGCATCACGGTGCAGGAACTGCAGTTGGAGCTGTCCGGCGACGGCCGCGAATGGCACCTCACCGGCAGCGGGCGCTCCGGGCCCGGGCAGGTCGCACTGAGCGGCGAGTTCGAACTGGCCGACCCGTGGCGTGCGGTCGTGCGCATCGAGGGTGAGCGCTTCGAAGCCGCCGACATTCCAGAGGCTCGGGTGCTGGTGTCGCCCGAGTTGAGCGTGGTCGTGGTGCCCGGCGCGATCACCGTGGAAGGCAGCGTTACCGTCCCCGAAGCGCAACTGGAGCCGCATGACTTCGGCGGTGCGCAGACGGTGTCGCAGGACGTCATCATCGTGCGAGGTGAGGAGAGCCGCGTGGCGGAACCGCGCGGCTGGCGTGTCACCTCGCGCATCCGCTTGGTGCTGGGCGATCGCGTGCGCTTCGAAGGCTTCGGGCTCACCGGCCGCATCACCGGCTCGCTGCGCCTGGTGGATGAACCCGGCCAGGTAACCACCGCCGCCGGGCAACTCAGCGTACTGGATGGTCAGTACCGCGCGTACGGGCAGAACCTGCGTATCGACCGCGGACGGCTGTTGTTCGCGGTGGGCCAGCCCCTGGACAACCCGGGTTTGGACATTCGCGCGGTACGCGTCACCCGCGACGTGCTGGCCGGGGTGACGGTGCGCGGCACGCTGCAGAATCCCGAGCTCGCGTTGTTCTCGGAGCCCACCATGGATCAGGCCAACGCCCTCTCCTACCTGCTGCTGGGCAGGCCCTTGGGGCAGGCCTCACAAAGCGAGGGCGAAGTGCTTTACGGCGCCGCCACCGCGCTCAGCCTCGCCGGCGGCGAGCGCATTGCGCAAACCATCGGCGAGGCCTTGGGCGTGGAGGAGGTGCGTATCGAGGAGGCACCGGACGCGGCCGATACGGGGCCGGCCCTGGTGCTCGGCACTTATCTCTCGCCACGCCTGTATGTGAACTACAGCGTGGGCCTGTTCGAATCGGTGAATGTCTTGCGTCTGCGTTACGAGATCAGTCGGCATTGGATCCTGCAGACGGAGACCGGCGGGCGCTACGATGGCGCGGACCTCATCTACAGTATCGAACGCGGCGGGCCGGCCGGAGCGGCCGCCGGCAGCCCCCTCGACCGACAACCGGTGGATACCGGCCCCATGGAGCCGCTCTCGGCGCCCTTGGATTAGTCGGGCGCCCCCCGAGGGTGCGTCAGCGCGTCATCGACCGCCCTGTACCGGCGCGCCACCGAGGATCGCGAGCAGCTGCTCGACCTGCATACGCAGGGCATGGGTGTCGGCGCCTACGTCGCGCACACGCTCCGCAACGGGGGGCGGCAGCACGTCGCGCACCTTGTGCAACCCCTCTTGCGCCACGCGCAGCAGGTCGGCGGCCTCCGCCAACGCGGCGGCCGCCTCGGCCTTCTCTTCCTCGCTCTTGTACATGCACCGTCCTTATGGGCGAGCCGTTCTTTGCGAGCGACTATGCCCCAGCGTGGGTGCGGATGCATCGGGAGCACGGGAGAAATGCGACACGGTTCGGATTTTCGCCGTTCGAACCCGGCGTGCTAGCGTCTGGCGGAACCCATCTTCAACCGACTTCGACGTCTTCGCCACTGGTCCGGCGGCCCGTCGAGCGCACGCCGATCGCGCCGCCCCACAGCGCCACCAACATCGAGAGCAGGATGGCGAAGAACAGCCACCAGGAGGCCGACAGTAACGCCGCGCCGGCGCCCTCCACCGTCCCCAAGCGCGTGGGCGTCACCACCAGGGCCATGGCGGGATCGACCAGTTGTTCCGCGCGATCGGGGGCAAAGCCCATCTGTTCCACCATGATGCCGAGGGCGGCCTCGCGGTCGCCCAGCCATAGTGATTCCTGCAGCGCGGCCAAGGACGCCGGCGTGATGGCCCCTTCCGCCGCGTTGCCGGTCAGCAAGGTCTCCAGCTCGACCGCCATCATCACCTGGCGAGTCTCGTTCTGTGGCACCACCCGTACCTCACTCATGCCCTGCAGGCCATGGCCGAGCGCGCCGAACGCCCCTCCGAGCAGGGTTCCCCAGGCAGTTGCGACCAGGAACGCGAACACCACCGTGGTGGTGCCCCAGGTGACAAAGCCATGCAGCATACCGTCCGCAAGGCGCGCCAAACCCGACATGCGCGCCGACACGTAACCGCCGATAAAGGCGCCCACCAGCAGCCCGACGCCGGTCCACAGCCCCGTGGCGGTGGGCACGATCCCTGCGGGGTCCATCGAACGTGGATCCACCACGGTCATCCCGACCGCAATGCCGAACAGCGTGAGCAACAAATACGTAGCCATACCGACGACCACGCCGGCAAAGACGGACGGCCATCGGATAATCGGGAAAAAGGGCCTCGCCGCGGCACCGGTGACCAGCCGCTGTGCATCCATACGCTGTGCGTCCATGTGCGGCCCCCCAGGCGGGCCTGCTGCTGAGAAGTGAGGTGAAGGCGGCGGAGGCTTTCGGCGCGTCCTTGCGCGTTCCGCCGGACTCGGACCGGCAGCTCCCTCCCTCCGGAGGGCGATCGCCCCGCCGCACAGTAGGTATAGCGTACGGATGCGGTCTTTGCGCTACCGGATCAGGGTTTCTCGCCACCGAAGAGTTCGTGGGCATTCTTCCAGGCAATGCGCTCGGCGACCTCGTCCGGGAGCTGCGCGAGCCAGCCGCGCGTGCGCTCGGCCAGTTCGTCGTAGTGGGTCCAGCGGCGCTCGCTGAAGGTGTCGATGCCCACCATGAACCGGTCTGCATAGCGCACCAGTACCTCGGCCCAGCGCGGGTCCAGGGTCCCGTCGGGGGCGATATCGCCGTCGCGCATGGACAACTCGACGTATAGCTGCGGATAGCGGCCCATCACGACATCCATCGTCATGGGCAGGGTCCAGGCACCCGCGTGCGCCCAGATCACCTTGAGATCGGGGAAGCGATCGAGAAAGCCTTCGATGACCGCGGTATCCGAATGGGCCAGCAGATAGAGATCGTGCTCGCGGGCCAAGGCGAGCATGCCGTCCACGATCGGGGTATCGGTCTGGCCGCTGTGCAGGTGAAACTCGCCGATGCCGCGATAGATGCCGGTCGCCACGCGTTCGCGCAGATGCTCGAGCACCCGCGGGTCCTCATACCAGGCTCGGTGACGGTCCTCCGGCACGCGGTACGGCTGGACAAACAGGGTGTAGCGCGCCGGCTCCTCGGCGGCCAGCCGCAGCGCCCCCTCGTGCGGGACGCCGAAAATCACCGCGTGCCGTACCCCGGCCCGCACCAGGGTGTGGTGCGCCGCGCGCGGCGACAACACGTCCCACACCACCTCGCTGTAGTGGATGTGGGCGTCCGCGAGCGGCAGGCGTTCGTTCGCATGCGTCGCCGTCCCGCCCGCCAGGAGCAGAGCGGCCGCCACGAGCCTGCCCGCCCACGCCGAGTCAGCGCGCATCGGTCTTGGTCGCCCCGCAGCGTTCGCAGCGGTACTGGGTCACTAGGCGCCCCTGGCGCACGTCGAACGGCCGTTCGGCGACCGGTTTCCATTTGTGAAACCCGCTGCGGCACAGTGTGCGCCCCTTGTAGCGCTCCGACGGGCGCGGCTTCTTGAACTTGACGACCTCACCCATGAGCGCCGCCCTGCACACTGGCCAACCACTGCGCGCGCCGCGCCGCCGCCTCGGCGGGGGGCGCCTCCTGCGCCTCGAGATACACCACGTCCGCCACCGGCGGCTGCAGCCGCGCGCGCACCACGTGCAACTCGTCGCGGCGAAACGCGTGCAGCGTCACCTCGGTGTCGGGGGCAAGACGCGCCACCCGCTGCTCCAGCGTGCTGTGGTCGACCCGCAGGCCGTCGAGCGCGATGACCGCGTCGCCCGCGGACAGCCCGGCAGCCTGCGCGGCGCCGCCATCGAAGACGTGAACCAGACGCGCGCCGCCCTGCCCCTTGGCGGTGCGTACGCCAAGGCTCGCGCGCGGCGCCTCGGCCCCCTGCTTAGCGGCCGGCTTGCCGCCGCGGTCGTCGCCCGGCTCCGCCGCCCGCAGGCGAAACTGCACGCCGACCTCGCCCAACAGGGCGCCAAGTGGCAGATCCTCGGTGCTGCGCAGCGCCTGGTCGAAGAACGTGGCGAGATCGCCGCCACCGGCCGCCTGCACGAGTTCCTGCGCCACCGCCTCCACGCCGCCCGCGGGCACACCCTCGCCGCGCTTGCCGTAACGAATCCATAGGGCGCGCATCACCTCATCGAGCGTGACGCGCCCGGCCGTCTCGCGGCGCAAAGTGAGATCCAGCGCCAGGGCGGTCAGCGCGCCCTTGGTGTAATAGCTGACGATGGCGTTGGGGGCGTTCTCGTCCTGCCGGTAGAACTTGGTCCACGCATCGAAGCTCGACTCCTCGAGCGTCTGCTTGTGGCGTCCGCTGCCGCGCCACACGCGGGTGGCCGTCTGCCCGAGCAGCTCCAGGTAGTCCTTCAGCTCGATCAAACCACTGCGCACCAGCGCCAGGTCGTCGTAATAGGAGGTGATGCCCTCGAAGGCCCACAGCTGGCGGGTGTAATTCTCGCGCTGCAGGTCATAGGGCACGAACTCGGCGGGCTTGATGCGCTTGACGTTCCAGGTGTGGAAGTACTCGTGGCTGCACAGCCCGAGCAGGCTGCGGTAGCCGGGTTTCATCCCCTCCCCCGGCAGCGGCAGGTCGTCGCGGTTGGCCAGCAGGCTGGTCGAGCTGCGGTGCTCGAGCCCGCCGTAGCCATTGCCGACCACGGTCAGCTGGAACAGGTAACGCTCCATGGGCGGCAGTTCGCCGAACAGACTGACGTGTTCGGTGCAGATGCGCTGCAGATCGCGCGCGAGCCGCGCGAGATCGCCCTGCTGGCGGCCCGTCACCGCCAAGGCATGCGGCACGCCCGCGACCTCGAAGGTTTCGAGGGCAAAGCTGCCCATCTCCACCGGATGGTCCACCAGATCGTCGTAATCCTCGGCACGGTAGCGACCGAAGCCCCACAGCGGCGCGTCGACGCGCGCGAGCGTGGTGGCCACCCGCCAGTCCCGGTAGCCCTCGCCCGCCGGCGCTTCGATGAGCACCTCGCAGGGCTGCTGCTCGCGGCCCGCCACGGCGAGGAACACGCTGGTGCCGTTGAAGTAGCCGTGCGTGGTGTCGAGGTGCGCCGCGCGGACCGACAGGTCCCAGGCGTAGACCTCATAGGTGACGGTGAGCGGCCCCGCGCAGGGCGCACAGCGCCAGGTATCCTTGTCCAGTTTCTCGGTCGGCACCGGCCGGCCCTGCGCCTCCGCGCGCAACCACACCACGTTGCGCGCGAACTCGCGGATCATATAGCTGCCCGGAATCCACGCCGGCAGCCACAGCCGCTGGCCATCCTGCTCGGGGGCGGCCACGGTCAGCGTCACCTCGAACACGTGGGCCTCGGGCCGCGTGGGGCATATGCGATACAGAATGTCGGTCATCCCTTCCTCGGCTCGTACCGCCGGGCGGCGTTCCCGGCCGGCGTGCATCAGTCAGTTCAGATATGCAGGCGCCGCAGGGTCCGGGCCGGCTCCGCCGCCACCCACAGGGCCTCGAAGCGCTCTCGCGCGGCCTGCGCGCGCAGCGGCTCGCGCAGAAACAGGTGACCCTGCCGGCGCCGCCCCAGGCCCAACTCCAGCAGGCGCACCCGGTCGGCCAGCAGAAAGTGCGCCCGCTCCTCCAACTCCGGGCTCGGCACGCGCAGCTCGATGAAACTGCTCAGCTGCCGCGCGAGCTCGATAAAGCGGGCGCTGGCACGCGCCGCCTCGGGCTCCCAGATCAGCACCCGCAGTCGCGCGCGGTGATTGCCCACCACCCAAGTGCGCAAGGCCTGCAGCAGCGCCGGCGTCTCGTACAGCGCCGCGGGCAGGTCGGGCGTCGCCAGCAGCACCTCGCGCTCGGCCCCGGCAATCAGTTCGGCGGCGGCCGCCGCGCATTGCTCGGCACCGTGCAGCGTGCGCGGATCCAGCGCCGCGGCGGGCGCGGTGCTCGACACCTCCAGCACCATGGCGCGATGCGGGATGCCCGCGTCCATGAACTCCGCCCCCTCGGCGCGAAAGCCCAAACGCTCGTAGAACCCAATGGCGTGCGTTTGCGCGTGCAAGGTCACCGCGGACAGCGCGTGCTCGCGCGCCAGCGCCAGCAGCCGCCCGAGCAGCGCGCGGCCGATGCCGCGTCCGCGCCAGGGGGCCAGCACCGCCATGCGCCCGATGTGGCCCGCGCGCGTCATGCGCGCGGTGCCCACCGCTGCACCCGCCGGGTCCAGCGCCACCACGTGCCAGCAGTCGGCGTCCAGACCGTCCCACTCCAAGTCCAGCGGTACCAGCTGCTCCTGCACGAAAACGGTTTCGCGCACCGGCTTCACCAGCGGCTCGGCCGCCGGCCACGGCACCAGGTCCACGCGGATATCAGAAGGTGTCATCGCGCACATAGCCATGGTTGTACCAGTTCAGCAGCAGTGCGCCCAGGGGACCGGCCCAATGCGCGGCGAGCGTGGCCGCCGGGTAGTGCCGCTGGTCACACAGCCACGCCGCGCCCTCCGCGGCCGCCGCCGGGACGCGCTGCGCCTCGCCATGGGCGAATACCCACAGCGCCTCGCCCTCGCGCACAAAGGCGAAGCGGCAGGCGGGGTCCCGCCACAGCCCACCGGCCTGCTCCGCCCGGACCGCCAACGCCGCGACATCGGCCAGCGGCTCCTCGGGCGCCTCGACCAGCGAGGTCCCCTGCGGCGCGGTGACGTAGCGACCGAACCACCGCGCCGAGCGCGCGGGGTCCAGGCACAGGTGCTGGATCCGGTCGCGGATGCGCGCCAGCGCCTCGGCGGTGATCTCGCTGCGATGCGCCGGCAGGCACAGATCGGGATCGGCGTAGCGCGCCTCGGCATCACCCAGTTCGTCGAGCGCGTGCTCCAGCACGCCCTCCAGCAGTTCGGTGTGG contains the following coding sequences:
- a CDS encoding translocation/assembly module TamB domain-containing protein, whose protein sequence is MRWLWRSLAALALVLLLAGGALAWLVGTTSGLHTAVALADRFAPGTLTVARAEGRLWDTLTLHTLHYVDDGTEVRAERVHLTWSLSHLLRERHLHVRRADADRLYVRQTPGEPPAEQAAAREGPLTLPNIELPVRITLDDLRLTDVTLALGETDLHLGEIALRARSDDDTLHIEALSVRGDDVTLEGAGALTPRGDWPLHWEGPWRVRIDEREVGGALRLTGSLADLHIAQRLEAPARGELDARLALTGEIPAWEARLELVEPLEAARLDPDWPALAVEGVIAGGGSFDQFALDVALHGHEPQLGAFTLRGAVGRESARWYAAALTLAQQEGAASLTVDGHLVDPEADGTRRFAADVNWNELSWPPTDEVPLARSRRGSLQAEGHLEDYRLAGEFALQGEDIPAGEWRLAGRGDLEQLTLDRVHGTLLHGQVQAAGRLAWGEALLWTATVDADGLEPGAHWEAAEGLQLDARLQGAGGIDRFEVSGTVRTEHAEHGPLAADLQLQRGDARWTLPRVLLSRPGHPGELEASARWEDAEGPDRLQVEARWRALALVDGLTAPAGQLTLGGNLDDYRFTLDTELAGEALPDSRWSGRGTGSTEQIRLERLRGETLDGELSAHGTVAWTPQLAWALELDVAGVNPGAHWSDWSGDLNLGLSSAGRVQDGQTHARAELQSRPSRLRGYELAAEAELALAGDRYHIERLELRAEDARVSAQGRLDEAWALEWAVHAPDMAALLPGATGRLHAEGRLHGPRDAPRLAVAADGERLALNETRLDRLGVEADVDLGGRSDSRVSAALEGLQAGGQQWDRLTLEGSGTPASHSLQLTLDEARYHLRTDLAGAYAEARWTGAIRDTRLEAEMLPAWVQPAPAALSAGADAAEVDNLCLIASEGDGRFCLSGAWATGTLGAQITLTEVPLALLHPLLTSEVELAGALDGQVALRLDEAGLDVDARLGSAAGELYYALGPDDRLRVPYRDLLLTAERDGTDLEARFTVDLAEADYLRGRVRVTNLAADPEALDQAAVEGRLQAELRVLELLPLLVPDVSDTHGILRADIGLTGTATSPAAHGVVTLEEGRAHVLPTGITVQELQLELSGDGREWHLTGSGRSGPGQVALSGEFELADPWRAVVRIEGERFEAADIPEARVLVSPELSVVVVPGAITVEGSVTVPEAQLEPHDFGGAQTVSQDVIIVRGEESRVAEPRGWRVTSRIRLVLGDRVRFEGFGLTGRITGSLRLVDEPGQVTTAAGQLSVLDGQYRAYGQNLRIDRGRLLFAVGQPLDNPGLDIRAVRVTRDVLAGVTVRGTLQNPELALFSEPTMDQANALSYLLLGRPLGQASQSEGEVLYGAATALSLAGGERIAQTIGEALGVEEVRIEEAPDAADTGPALVLGTYLSPRLYVNYSVGLFESVNVLRLRYEISRHWILQTETGGRYDGADLIYSIERGGPAGAAAGSPLDRQPVDTGPMEPLSAPLD
- a CDS encoding amidohydrolase family protein, which produces MRADSAWAGRLVAAALLLAGGTATHANERLPLADAHIHYSEVVWDVLSPRAAHHTLVRAGVRHAVIFGVPHEGALRLAAEEPARYTLFVQPYRVPEDRHRAWYEDPRVLEHLRERVATGIYRGIGEFHLHSGQTDTPIVDGMLALAREHDLYLLAHSDTAVIEGFLDRFPDLKVIWAHAGAWTLPMTMDVVMGRYPQLYVELSMRDGDIAPDGTLDPRWAEVLVRYADRFMVGIDTFSERRWTHYDELAERTRGWLAQLPDEVAERIAWKNAHELFGGEKP
- a CDS encoding M61 family metallopeptidase, giving the protein MTDILYRICPTRPEAHVFEVTLTVAAPEQDGQRLWLPAWIPGSYMIREFARNVVWLRAEAQGRPVPTEKLDKDTWRCAPCAGPLTVTYEVYAWDLSVRAAHLDTTHGYFNGTSVFLAVAGREQQPCEVLIEAPAGEGYRDWRVATTLARVDAPLWGFGRYRAEDYDDLVDHPVEMGSFALETFEVAGVPHALAVTGRQQGDLARLARDLQRICTEHVSLFGELPPMERYLFQLTVVGNGYGGLEHRSSTSLLANRDDLPLPGEGMKPGYRSLLGLCSHEYFHTWNVKRIKPAEFVPYDLQRENYTRQLWAFEGITSYYDDLALVRSGLIELKDYLELLGQTATRVWRGSGRHKQTLEESSFDAWTKFYRQDENAPNAIVSYYTKGALTALALDLTLRRETAGRVTLDEVMRALWIRYGKRGEGVPAGGVEAVAQELVQAAGGGDLATFFDQALRSTEDLPLGALLGEVGVQFRLRAAEPGDDRGGKPAAKQGAEAPRASLGVRTAKGQGGARLVHVFDGGAAQAAGLSAGDAVIALDGLRVDHSTLEQRVARLAPDTEVTLHAFRRDELHVVRARLQPPVADVVYLEAQEAPPAEAAARRAQWLASVQGGAHG